From the Micromonospora lupini genome, one window contains:
- the zwf gene encoding glucose-6-phosphate dehydrogenase has product MDAVTEAEREGGSVNPLRDPQDRRLPRIPEPCALVIFGVTGDLARKKLLPAVYDLANRGLLPPGFVVLGFARRDWGDGDFETLACEAARKHARTPWREEVWARLAGNIKFVGGSFDDDAAFDQLASTLDDLRQTHGIAGNAAFYFSIPPAAFPVVLKQLARTGMADNEKSGGWRRVVVEKPFGNDLPSAKALNDLVDDVFTRQDVFRIDHYLGKETVQNILALRFANNLFEPLWNSKYVDSVQITMAEDVGIGSRAGFYDTVGTARDVLQNHLLQLLALVAMEEPTSFDADEIRAEKLKVLKAITLPKDVARDTVRGQYLPGWVGGERAVGYREEQDVPADSTTETYVAVRLGIQNRRWAEVPFYIRAGKRLPRRVTEVAIMFKKAPHLPFNDADMESLGNNQLVIRVQPDEGVVLKFGSKVPGTTMEVRDIAMDFQYGEAFTESSPEAYERLVLDVLIGDRTLFPDAAEVEQSWQVIDPLEHAWEGTTPEPYRAGEWGPRASDEMLAREGRAWRRA; this is encoded by the coding sequence ATGGACGCTGTGACAGAAGCGGAGCGAGAAGGCGGTTCGGTGAACCCGCTGCGCGACCCGCAGGACCGCCGGTTGCCCCGGATCCCCGAGCCGTGCGCTCTGGTGATCTTCGGGGTGACCGGCGACCTGGCCCGCAAGAAGCTGCTCCCCGCGGTGTACGACCTGGCGAACCGGGGGCTGCTGCCGCCCGGTTTCGTGGTTCTCGGCTTCGCCCGCCGCGACTGGGGTGACGGCGACTTCGAGACCCTGGCGTGCGAGGCGGCCCGCAAGCACGCCCGCACCCCGTGGCGGGAGGAGGTCTGGGCACGGCTGGCCGGCAACATCAAGTTCGTCGGCGGGTCGTTCGACGACGACGCGGCGTTCGACCAGCTCGCCTCGACGCTTGACGACCTGCGGCAGACCCACGGCATCGCCGGCAACGCGGCGTTCTACTTCTCCATCCCCCCGGCCGCGTTCCCCGTCGTGCTCAAGCAACTGGCCCGCACCGGGATGGCCGACAACGAGAAGTCCGGCGGCTGGCGCCGGGTGGTGGTGGAGAAGCCGTTCGGCAACGACCTGCCGTCGGCGAAGGCGCTCAACGACCTCGTCGACGACGTGTTCACCCGCCAGGACGTCTTCCGGATCGACCACTACCTGGGCAAGGAGACCGTCCAGAACATCCTGGCGCTGCGGTTCGCCAACAACCTGTTCGAGCCCTTGTGGAACTCGAAGTACGTCGACTCGGTGCAGATCACCATGGCCGAGGACGTCGGCATCGGCAGTCGCGCAGGCTTCTACGACACCGTCGGCACCGCCCGCGACGTGCTGCAGAACCACCTGCTCCAACTCCTGGCCCTGGTGGCCATGGAGGAGCCGACAAGCTTCGACGCCGACGAGATCCGCGCCGAGAAGCTGAAGGTGCTCAAGGCGATCACCCTGCCGAAGGACGTGGCCCGGGACACCGTCCGCGGCCAGTACCTGCCCGGCTGGGTGGGCGGCGAGCGCGCGGTCGGCTACCGGGAGGAGCAGGACGTCCCCGCCGACTCCACCACGGAGACGTACGTGGCGGTGCGGCTGGGCATCCAGAACCGGCGCTGGGCCGAGGTGCCGTTCTACATCCGGGCCGGCAAGCGGCTGCCCCGGCGGGTCACCGAGGTCGCCATCATGTTCAAGAAGGCGCCGCACCTGCCGTTCAACGACGCCGACATGGAGTCGCTGGGCAACAACCAGCTCGTCATCCGGGTGCAGCCGGACGAGGGCGTGGTGCTCAAGTTCGGCTCGAAGGTGCCCGGCACCACGATGGAGGTCCGCGACATCGCGATGGACTTCCAGTACGGCGAGGCGTTCACGGAGTCCAGCCCGGAGGCGTACGAGCGGCTGGTGCTGGACGTGCTGATCGGGGACCGCACCCTGTTCCCGGACGCGGCCGAGGTCGAGCAGAGCTGGCAGGTGATCGACCCGCTGGAGCACGCCTGGGAGGGCACCACGCCGGAGCCGTACCGGGCCGGTGAGTGGGGGCCGCGGGCGTCCGACGAGATGCTGGCCCGCGAGGGCCGCGCTTGGAGAAGAGCATGA
- a CDS encoding glucose-6-phosphate dehydrogenase assembly protein OpcA, with protein MIGLWDTTGNEVVKALAAERRSAGGVASGMALTLIVVVDEKRVREAEAAATIAAAAHPCRLVVVVRSDIERERNRLDAEIVVGGRLGPCEAVVTRMYGRLALHAESVVMPLLVPDVPVVTWWHGEPPAEIATDFLGVVADRRITDSAQAADPVEALRQRARDYAPGDTDLAWTRITPWRTLVAGAFDTASEQVVEATVVAPPTDPTAALMVGWLSSRLGITPHRVDTDEFPRMREVRLSCANGDQLTLTREDSMAVFRRTGQDDRALPLVRRPLGDELAEELRRLDADQVYAEALGATAGLRGLEQRPPQRVHVWKDPATAQRAEAGVTAHTGTSGES; from the coding sequence ATGATCGGGCTGTGGGACACCACCGGCAACGAGGTGGTCAAGGCGCTCGCCGCCGAGCGGCGCAGCGCCGGTGGTGTGGCCAGCGGCATGGCGCTCACCCTCATCGTGGTGGTGGACGAGAAGCGGGTGCGGGAGGCGGAGGCGGCGGCGACGATCGCCGCCGCCGCCCACCCGTGCCGGCTGGTGGTCGTGGTCCGCTCCGACATCGAGCGGGAGCGCAACCGGCTGGACGCGGAGATCGTGGTCGGTGGTCGACTCGGCCCCTGCGAGGCGGTGGTCACCCGGATGTACGGGCGGCTCGCCCTGCACGCCGAGTCGGTGGTGATGCCGCTGCTGGTGCCGGACGTGCCCGTGGTCACCTGGTGGCACGGCGAGCCGCCCGCGGAGATCGCCACCGACTTCCTCGGAGTGGTCGCCGACCGCCGGATCACCGACTCGGCGCAGGCCGCCGACCCGGTGGAGGCGTTGCGGCAGCGAGCCCGCGACTACGCCCCGGGCGACACGGACCTGGCGTGGACCCGGATCACCCCGTGGCGGACCCTTGTCGCGGGGGCGTTCGACACCGCCAGCGAGCAGGTCGTCGAGGCGACAGTCGTCGCGCCGCCCACCGACCCGACGGCGGCGCTTATGGTCGGTTGGCTGTCCAGCCGGCTCGGCATCACCCCGCACCGGGTGGACACCGACGAGTTTCCCCGGATGCGGGAGGTGCGGTTGAGCTGCGCCAACGGCGACCAACTGACGCTGACCCGCGAGGACAGCATGGCGGTGTTCCGGCGCACCGGTCAGGACGACCGGGCCCTGCCGCTGGTCCGTCGGCCGCTCGGTGACGAGCTGGCCGAGGAGCTGCGTCGGCTGGACGCCGACCAGGTGTACGCGGAGGCGCTGGGCGCGACCGCCGGGCTGCGGGGTCTGGAACAGCGCCCCCCGCAGCGGGTACACGTCTGGAAGGATCCGGCCACGGCCCAGCGCGCCGAGGCCGGGGTCACCGCGCACACCGGCACGAGCGGCGAGAGCTGA
- the pgl gene encoding 6-phosphogluconolactonase, with product MSEASVAVHADADLLAQAVAARLLVKILDAQADRGEASVVLTGGRIAAAVYRAVAALPARDAVDWSRVDVWWGDERFLPAGDPERNETQARAALLDVVPLDPARVHPMPASDGPAGNDPEAAAAAYADELARAARPGHAALPHFDVLMLGVGEDGHVASIFPEHPVHYDTRPCSAVRGSPKPPAVRTTLTLPTINTAEEVWLVAGGADKARAVGMALAGAGSVQLPAAGVHGVDRTRWLLDRAAAADVPARLRSLR from the coding sequence ATGAGTGAGGCGAGTGTCGCCGTCCACGCCGACGCCGACCTGCTGGCGCAGGCCGTGGCCGCCCGGCTGCTGGTGAAGATCCTCGACGCCCAGGCCGACCGGGGGGAGGCGTCGGTGGTGCTCACCGGCGGTCGGATCGCCGCTGCCGTGTACCGGGCGGTGGCGGCGCTGCCGGCCCGCGACGCGGTCGACTGGTCCCGGGTCGACGTGTGGTGGGGTGACGAGCGGTTCCTGCCCGCCGGCGACCCGGAGCGCAACGAGACCCAGGCCCGCGCCGCTCTGCTGGACGTGGTGCCGCTGGACCCGGCCCGGGTGCATCCCATGCCGGCCTCCGACGGCCCGGCCGGCAACGACCCCGAGGCGGCCGCCGCCGCGTACGCCGACGAGTTGGCCCGGGCCGCCCGGCCGGGGCACGCCGCGCTGCCGCACTTCGACGTGCTGATGCTGGGTGTCGGCGAGGACGGGCACGTGGCGTCGATCTTCCCCGAGCACCCGGTGCACTACGACACCCGCCCGTGCAGCGCGGTGCGGGGCAGCCCGAAGCCACCGGCTGTGCGAACCACCCTCACCCTGCCGACGATCAACACCGCCGAGGAGGTCTGGCTGGTGGCCGGCGGCGCGGACAAGGCCCGTGCGGTGGGCATGGCGCTTGCCGGCGCCGGCTCGGTGCAGCTGCCGGCCGCCGGGGTGCACGGCGTGGACCGCACCCGCTGGCTGCTGGACCGCGCGGCGGCCGCCGACGTGCCGGCCCGGCTGCGTAGCCTGCGCTGA
- a CDS encoding RNA polymerase-binding protein RbpA produces the protein MPSGNVIRGARVGSAPMRPDERHQPAPRQDVTYWCRNDHRTDIRIAADATAPPLWDCPRCGLPAGPDAQNPPGRVRAEPYKSHLAYVKERRTAEEGEALLAEALAALRRRRGES, from the coding sequence GTGCCCAGTGGCAACGTCATCCGCGGCGCCCGCGTCGGGTCCGCACCCATGCGCCCGGACGAGCGGCACCAACCCGCACCCCGACAGGACGTCACCTACTGGTGTCGCAACGACCACCGGACCGACATCCGGATCGCTGCCGACGCCACGGCGCCTCCGCTGTGGGACTGCCCCCGTTGTGGGCTGCCCGCCGGCCCGGACGCGCAGAACCCGCCCGGGCGGGTCCGCGCCGAGCCCTACAAGAGCCACCTGGCGTACGTGAAGGAGCGGCGTACCGCCGAGGAGGGCGAGGCGCTGCTGGCGGAGGCGCTCGCCGCGCTGCGCCGCCGCCGGGGCGAAAGCTAG
- the secG gene encoding preprotein translocase subunit SecG, giving the protein MPIWFAYTLIVLLVITSILLTMLILLHRGKGGGLSSMFGGGVSSSLAGSSVAEKNLDRYTVLVGVVWFAAIVGLGLWLRLQMNSGT; this is encoded by the coding sequence ATGCCGATCTGGTTCGCATACACGTTGATCGTGTTGCTGGTCATCACGAGCATCCTGCTCACCATGCTCATCCTGCTGCACCGCGGCAAGGGCGGCGGGTTGTCGAGCATGTTCGGCGGTGGCGTCAGCTCCAGCCTCGCCGGCTCCTCGGTGGCCGAGAAGAACCTGGACCGTTACACCGTTCTGGTGGGTGTCGTCTGGTTCGCGGCGATCGTCGGGCTGGGGCTCTGGCTCCGCCTCCAGATGAACAGCGGCACCTGA
- the tpiA gene encoding triose-phosphate isomerase, translating to MASTTRRPLMAGNWKMNLNHLEANLLVQKLAASLTEKQLTEVETVVLPPFTDLRTVQTAVDGDKLLIGYGGQDLSPHAGGAYTGDISGAMLAKLGCTYVVVGHSERRAYHHEDDGVVNAKVKAALTHGLTPILCVGEGLDIREQGTHVAHCSDQLDGGLAGLTPEQVRQVVIAYEPVWAIGTGKTATPEDAQEVCGAVRKRLAERLDQETADAVRVLYGGSVKASNVASIMAQPDVDGGLVGGASLDAEEFAQICRFPEHIAR from the coding sequence ATGGCGAGCACGACCCGCCGACCGTTGATGGCCGGCAACTGGAAGATGAACCTCAACCACCTCGAGGCCAACCTGCTCGTGCAGAAGCTGGCCGCGAGCCTCACCGAGAAGCAGCTCACCGAGGTCGAGACGGTCGTGCTGCCGCCGTTCACCGACCTGCGCACCGTGCAGACGGCTGTGGACGGCGACAAGCTGCTGATCGGCTACGGCGGGCAGGACCTCTCCCCGCACGCCGGGGGCGCGTACACCGGGGACATCTCGGGCGCGATGCTCGCCAAGCTCGGCTGCACGTACGTGGTGGTCGGCCACTCCGAGCGGCGGGCCTACCACCACGAGGACGACGGGGTGGTCAACGCGAAGGTGAAGGCGGCGCTCACGCACGGCCTGACCCCGATCCTCTGCGTGGGGGAGGGGCTGGACATCCGCGAGCAGGGCACCCACGTGGCGCACTGCTCCGACCAGCTCGACGGGGGCCTCGCCGGGCTCACCCCCGAGCAGGTGCGCCAGGTCGTCATCGCGTACGAGCCGGTCTGGGCGATCGGCACCGGCAAGACCGCGACGCCTGAGGACGCCCAGGAGGTCTGCGGTGCGGTCCGCAAGCGGTTGGCGGAGCGCCTCGACCAGGAGACCGCCGACGCCGTCCGGGTCCTCTACGGCGGCTCGGTCAAGGCGTCGAACGTCGCCTCGATCATGGCCCAGCCGGACGTGGACGGGGGCCTGGTGGGCGGCGCCAGCCTGGACGCGGAAGAATTCGCGCAGATCTGCCGGTTCCCCGAGCACATCGCTCGCTGA
- a CDS encoding phosphoglycerate kinase translates to MSIRTLDDLLAEGVSGRRVLVRADLNVPLDKQTGDISDDGRIRAVLPTLGALVEAGAKVVVCSHLGRPKGAPDPQFSLSPVAARLGELLGAPVRFATDTVGDSARSTVADLADGQVALLENLRFNAGETSKDEAERGAFADQLAAFGDAYVDDAFGAVHRKHASVYDVPARLPHVAGRLVLREVEVLSKLTSEPERPYVVVLGGSKVSDKLAVIEALLPTVDRLLIGGGMCFTFLKAQGLEVGTSLLEKDMVETCRNLLERSEGKIMLPVDVVVADAFAPDAAHDTVRVDGIPSHRLGLDVGPETVAGFAAALSQAKTIFWNGPMGVFEMAAFAAGTRGIAEAITKADAFSVVGGGDSAAAVRALGLDESSFGHISTGGGASLEYLEGKTLPGIAALEN, encoded by the coding sequence GTGAGCATCCGGACCCTCGACGACCTGCTCGCCGAGGGGGTGTCGGGTCGGCGCGTGCTGGTGCGCGCCGACCTGAACGTCCCGCTCGACAAGCAGACCGGCGACATCAGCGATGACGGCCGGATCCGCGCGGTGCTGCCGACGCTCGGCGCGCTGGTCGAGGCCGGCGCGAAGGTGGTCGTCTGCTCGCACCTGGGCCGCCCGAAGGGCGCTCCGGACCCGCAGTTCAGCCTGAGCCCGGTCGCCGCGCGGCTCGGTGAGCTGCTCGGCGCTCCGGTGCGCTTCGCCACCGACACGGTCGGCGACTCGGCCCGCTCCACAGTCGCCGACCTGGCCGACGGCCAGGTCGCCCTCCTGGAGAACCTGCGCTTCAACGCCGGTGAGACAAGCAAGGACGAGGCCGAGCGGGGCGCCTTCGCCGACCAGCTCGCCGCGTTCGGCGACGCGTACGTCGACGACGCGTTCGGCGCCGTGCACCGCAAGCACGCAAGCGTGTACGACGTGCCGGCGCGGCTGCCGCACGTGGCCGGTCGGCTGGTGCTGCGCGAGGTCGAGGTGCTCTCCAAGCTCACCAGCGAGCCCGAGCGGCCGTACGTGGTGGTGCTCGGCGGGTCCAAGGTCTCCGACAAGCTCGCGGTGATCGAGGCCCTGCTGCCCACCGTCGACCGGCTGCTCATCGGCGGCGGGATGTGCTTCACCTTCCTCAAGGCCCAGGGCCTGGAGGTGGGCACCTCGCTGCTCGAGAAGGACATGGTCGAGACCTGCCGCAACCTGCTGGAGCGGTCCGAGGGCAAGATCATGCTCCCGGTCGACGTGGTGGTCGCGGACGCGTTCGCCCCGGACGCCGCGCACGACACGGTCCGCGTCGACGGCATCCCGAGCCACCGGCTCGGCCTGGACGTCGGCCCGGAGACGGTCGCCGGCTTCGCCGCCGCCCTGTCCCAGGCCAAGACGATCTTCTGGAACGGCCCGATGGGCGTGTTCGAGATGGCGGCGTTCGCGGCCGGCACCCGGGGGATCGCCGAGGCGATCACCAAGGCCGACGCGTTCAGCGTCGTCGGTGGCGGCGACTCCGCCGCGGCGGTACGTGCGTTGGGGCTGGACGAGTCGAGCTTCGGTCACATCTCCACAGGCGGCGGCGCCTCCCTGGAGTACCTGGAGGGCAAGACCCTCCCCGGCATCGCGGCCCTGGAGAACTGA
- the gap gene encoding type I glyceraldehyde-3-phosphate dehydrogenase, which yields MTIRVGINGFGRIGRNFFRAVLASDADIEVVAVNDLTDNATLAHLLKYDSILGRLPYEVKATADEITVGGKTIKAYAEKDPSKLPWGEVGADVVIESTGFFTDATKAKAHVDGGAKKVIISAPAKNEDVTVVMGVNHDTYDPAKHTIISNASCTTNCLAPMAKVLHDTFGIQHGLMTTIHAYTQDQNLQDAPHSDLRRARAAALNIVPTSTGAAKAIGLVLPDLKGKLDGYALRVPIPTGSVTDLTVNVGRETTVDEVNAALKAAADGPLKGILVYNEDPIVSTDIVTDPASCIFDAPLTKVVGNQVKVVGWYDNEWGYSNRLVDLVKLVGSSL from the coding sequence GTGACCATCCGGGTTGGCATCAACGGCTTCGGCCGAATCGGCCGTAACTTCTTCCGGGCAGTGCTGGCGTCCGACGCCGACATCGAGGTCGTGGCGGTGAACGACCTGACCGACAACGCCACGCTCGCCCACCTGCTCAAGTACGACAGCATCCTCGGCCGCCTGCCGTACGAGGTGAAGGCCACCGCCGACGAGATCACCGTCGGTGGCAAGACCATCAAGGCGTACGCCGAGAAGGACCCGTCGAAGCTGCCGTGGGGCGAGGTGGGCGCCGACGTCGTCATCGAGTCGACGGGCTTCTTCACCGACGCCACCAAGGCGAAGGCGCACGTCGACGGCGGGGCCAAGAAGGTCATCATCTCCGCCCCGGCGAAGAACGAGGACGTCACAGTCGTCATGGGTGTCAACCACGACACCTACGACCCGGCGAAGCACACAATCATCTCCAACGCCTCGTGCACGACCAACTGCCTCGCCCCGATGGCGAAGGTCCTGCACGACACGTTCGGCATCCAGCACGGTCTGATGACGACGATCCACGCGTACACCCAGGACCAGAACCTGCAGGACGCGCCGCACTCGGATCTGCGTCGGGCCCGCGCCGCCGCGCTGAACATCGTCCCGACCTCGACCGGCGCCGCGAAGGCCATCGGCCTGGTGCTGCCGGACCTGAAGGGCAAGCTCGACGGGTACGCGCTGCGGGTGCCGATCCCGACCGGCTCGGTCACCGACCTCACCGTCAACGTGGGTCGCGAGACCACCGTGGACGAGGTCAACGCCGCGCTGAAGGCCGCCGCGGACGGCCCGCTCAAGGGCATCCTGGTCTACAACGAGGACCCGATCGTCTCCACCGACATCGTCACCGACCCGGCGTCGTGCATCTTCGACGCGCCGCTGACCAAGGTCGTCGGCAACCAGGTGAAGGTCGTCGGCTGGTACGACAACGAGTGGGGCTACTCCAACCGGCTCGTCGACCTCGTCAAGCTGGTGGGTTCCTCGCTGTGA
- the whiA gene encoding DNA-binding protein WhiA: MAMTAAVKDELSRVDVPKPCCRRAEMAALLRFAGGLHIVSGRVVVEAELDTGAVARRLRREIAEVYGYPSEIHVLASGGLRKGSHFIVRVVKDGEALARQTGLLDVRGRPVRGLPPHVVAANVCCAVSAWRGAFMAHGSLTEPGRSSALEITCPGPESALALVGAARRIGITAKNREVRGVDRVVVKDGDAIAALLTRIGAHSSVLAWEERRVRREVRATANRLANFDDANLRRSARAAVAAAARVTRALEILADEAPNHLTDAGRLRLEHRQASLEELGALAEPPLTKDAIAGRIRRLLALADKRARDLGIPDTEAAVTPDMLVV; the protein is encoded by the coding sequence ATGGCGATGACGGCTGCGGTCAAGGACGAGCTGAGTCGGGTCGACGTGCCCAAGCCCTGCTGTCGGCGGGCGGAGATGGCCGCGCTGCTGCGCTTCGCCGGCGGGCTGCACATCGTCTCCGGCCGCGTGGTGGTGGAGGCTGAGCTGGACACCGGGGCGGTCGCGCGCCGGTTGCGGCGGGAGATCGCCGAGGTCTACGGCTACCCCAGCGAGATCCACGTGCTGGCGTCGGGTGGGCTGCGCAAGGGCAGCCACTTCATCGTCCGCGTGGTCAAGGACGGTGAGGCGCTCGCGCGGCAGACCGGCCTGCTTGACGTGCGCGGCCGGCCGGTGCGCGGGCTGCCCCCGCACGTGGTGGCGGCAAACGTCTGCTGCGCCGTCTCGGCGTGGCGGGGCGCGTTCATGGCGCACGGCTCGCTCACCGAGCCCGGCCGCTCCAGCGCGCTGGAGATCACCTGCCCGGGGCCGGAGTCGGCGCTGGCGCTCGTCGGCGCGGCCCGACGGATCGGCATCACCGCGAAGAACCGCGAGGTGCGCGGGGTGGACCGGGTGGTGGTCAAGGACGGCGACGCGATCGCCGCGCTGCTCACCCGCATCGGCGCGCACTCAAGCGTGCTGGCCTGGGAGGAGCGCCGGGTGCGCCGCGAGGTGCGGGCCACCGCCAACCGGCTGGCGAACTTCGACGACGCCAACCTGCGCCGCTCGGCGCGGGCGGCGGTCGCCGCCGCCGCCCGGGTGACCCGGGCGCTGGAGATCCTTGCCGACGAGGCGCCCAACCACCTCACCGACGCCGGTCGACTGCGCCTGGAGCACCGGCAGGCGTCGCTGGAGGAGCTGGGCGCGCTGGCCGAGCCTCCGCTGACCAAGGACGCCATCGCCGGACGAATCCGGCGTCTGCTGGCGTTGGCCGACAAGCGGGCCCGGGACCTCGGCATCCCTGATACCGAAGCGGCCGTCACGCCCGACATGCTCGTGGTCTGA
- a CDS encoding gluconeogenesis factor YvcK family protein, translating to MTARRVVAFGGGHGLSASLRALRHCAPELDLDITAVVTVGDDGGSSGRLRAERGGLPPGDLRQALVALAGDHPATRRSAGLFQHRFAAVPAGVPPLGEADPVPPATDDPDPRGPGTNGPDPHGQGAGGAGQGAGGAGQGAGGASRGADSRGPGADGSGQDAAGPTAARADGLAGHAVGNLVLCGLMELLGDPVAALEHAGAMLGAVGRVLPMSRQPVGIEARVRGADPAAPDEVRTVRGQHQVAVTTGRVESLRLTPAAPAACAEALAAIGAADWLIFGPGSWYTSVLPHLLVPQLADAIVSSSARRLVTLNLAAEKETLGLSVADHLAALRWYLPELKVDFVLADAKAVGDPEPVERAAESLGARLVLAPVAVTDGTPRHDPAALGAALVPVLGADR from the coding sequence ATGACGGCGCGTCGGGTGGTGGCCTTCGGCGGAGGGCACGGGTTGTCCGCGTCGCTGCGCGCGCTGCGCCACTGCGCCCCCGAACTCGACCTGGACATCACGGCGGTGGTCACGGTCGGCGACGACGGCGGTTCCAGCGGCCGGCTGCGAGCCGAACGGGGCGGTCTGCCCCCCGGCGACCTGCGGCAGGCCCTGGTGGCGCTTGCTGGCGACCACCCGGCCACCCGACGCAGCGCCGGGCTGTTCCAGCACCGCTTCGCCGCCGTGCCGGCAGGCGTACCCCCGCTCGGTGAAGCCGACCCGGTCCCGCCGGCGACCGACGACCCCGACCCGCGCGGACCGGGGACGAACGGTCCGGACCCGCACGGCCAGGGCGCAGGCGGCGCAGGCCAGGGCGCGGGCGGCGCAGGCCAGGGCGCGGGCGGCGCGAGCCGAGGCGCGGACTCGCGCGGCCCGGGCGCAGACGGCTCGGGCCAGGATGCCGCGGGACCGACGGCGGCGCGCGCCGACGGGTTGGCCGGGCACGCGGTGGGCAACCTGGTGCTCTGCGGCCTCATGGAGCTGCTCGGCGACCCGGTGGCCGCGCTGGAACACGCCGGAGCGATGCTGGGCGCGGTCGGGCGGGTCCTGCCGATGTCGCGCCAGCCGGTCGGCATCGAGGCGCGGGTACGCGGCGCCGACCCGGCCGCCCCGGACGAGGTGCGCACCGTACGCGGCCAGCACCAGGTGGCGGTCACCACCGGGCGGGTCGAGTCGCTGCGCCTCACCCCGGCCGCCCCGGCGGCCTGTGCCGAAGCCCTGGCGGCGATCGGCGCAGCGGACTGGTTGATCTTCGGCCCGGGCAGTTGGTACACGAGCGTGCTGCCGCACCTGCTGGTGCCGCAGTTGGCCGACGCGATCGTGTCCAGCTCGGCCCGGCGGCTGGTCACGCTGAACCTGGCCGCGGAGAAGGAGACTCTCGGCCTCTCGGTCGCCGATCATCTGGCGGCGCTGCGCTGGTACCTGCCCGAACTCAAGGTCGACTTCGTGCTCGCGGACGCCAAGGCGGTGGGTGACCCTGAACCGGTCGAACGTGCGGCAGAATCGCTTGGTGCCCGCCTGGTCCTCGCCCCCGTCGCCGTCACCGACGGCACTCCCCGCCATGATCCGGCTGCCCTGGGCGCCGCGCTGGTGCCTGTCCTGGGCGCCGATCGTTAG
- the rapZ gene encoding RNase adapter RapZ: MAADGQPAAESETTLVVVTGLSGGGRSTVARALENVGYYVVDNLPQALMLDMAELAFKAGGAARRTAMVLDVRSRAFSTDLAGAIRELKERGFSPRVVFVDADDEVLIRRFESVRRSHPLQGDGRLADGIAVERGLLEEARDQADVIIDTSHLNVNQLRRRIEELFGGEDARRLRVTVLSFGFKYGLPPDADFVLDARFLPNPYWVPELREHTGREEAVSAYVLGQEGADAFVASYADLVNATTAGFEREGKRYLTVAVGCTGGKHRSVAIAEELAGRLRQSGLAANAQHRDLGRE; this comes from the coding sequence GTGGCCGCGGACGGGCAGCCGGCGGCCGAGTCGGAGACCACCCTCGTGGTGGTCACCGGGCTGTCCGGTGGCGGTCGCAGCACCGTCGCCCGGGCCTTGGAGAACGTCGGCTACTACGTCGTGGACAACCTGCCGCAGGCACTCATGCTCGACATGGCCGAGCTGGCGTTCAAGGCCGGCGGCGCGGCCCGGCGTACCGCGATGGTCCTGGACGTGCGCTCGCGGGCCTTCTCCACTGACCTGGCCGGGGCGATCCGCGAGCTGAAGGAGCGGGGCTTCTCGCCCCGGGTGGTGTTCGTCGACGCCGACGACGAGGTGCTGATCCGCCGGTTCGAGAGCGTCCGGCGTTCGCACCCGTTGCAGGGCGACGGGCGGCTCGCGGACGGCATCGCCGTGGAGCGCGGGCTGTTGGAGGAGGCCCGCGACCAGGCCGACGTGATCATCGACACCAGCCACCTGAACGTCAACCAGCTCCGTCGCCGGATCGAGGAGCTGTTCGGCGGCGAGGACGCCCGCCGGCTGCGTGTCACAGTGCTGTCGTTCGGATTCAAGTACGGCCTGCCGCCGGACGCCGACTTCGTGCTGGACGCCCGGTTCCTGCCGAACCCGTACTGGGTGCCGGAGCTGCGCGAGCACACCGGGCGGGAGGAGGCGGTAAGCGCGTACGTGCTGGGCCAGGAGGGCGCGGACGCCTTCGTCGCCTCGTACGCCGACCTGGTCAACGCCACGACCGCCGGGTTCGAGCGGGAGGGCAAGCGGTACCTGACGGTCGCCGTGGGCTGTACCGGCGGCAAGCACCGCAGCGTGGCAATCGCCGAGGAGCTGGCCGGTCGGCTGCGCCAGTCGGGGCTGGCCGCCAACGCGCAGCACCGCGACCTGGGGCGGGAATGA